The Maylandia zebra isolate NMK-2024a linkage group LG4, Mzebra_GT3a, whole genome shotgun sequence genome includes a window with the following:
- the LOC101467188 gene encoding cell adhesion molecule 3 isoform X1 → MVWSFFFFGLLLACTGNPASASCPLQMSPSRVVVKFGDALSAKCTSLSNQTEGMGWESPYGGLDNTKGVTFLDFKIDSVPVWELEPMCFVNLHDGDQCTEILPVTVYKMPDSVSLRQNSTTVKEGEKFAIQCDIVNVAPARNLSVLWHKGNKILNSETFIESSPSPVSKSSVLTLTAHRDDDGAEIWCEAKLNLWPGEQGPAMMRSMSHRVTVFYPPTYTKAGNETLEMTVGENMTLNCNAKGNPPPSYHWEFPKFTKEWHDKEEVIEPILTLPFELPGVYTCTAYSNQGNVTKYFNISEAPRSRTTFGVMVGVGVAVGVLLLIAGAYFVTPNGTFSFNKGGYQPGTPSRPV, encoded by the exons ATGGTGtggtccttcttcttcttcggttTATTACTCGCGTGTACAG GAAACCCTGCAAGTGCCTCCTGTCCATTACAAATGAGTCCCTCTAGAGTTGTGGTGAAATTTGGAGACGCCTTATCAGCCAAGTGCACTTCACTATCTAACCAGACTGAAGGAATGGGCTGGGAGTCTCCATATGGAGGATTGGACAATACCAAGGGTGTCACTTTTCTTGACTTTAAAATTGACTCTGTGCCAGTGTGGGAGTTAGAGCCAATGTGTTTTGTAAATCTCCATGATGGTGATCAGTGTACAGAGATTTTACCAGTCACTGTTTATA AAATGCCAGACAGTGTGTCATTGAGACAGAATTCAACTACAGTGAAAGAAGGTGAAAAGTTTGCCATACAGTGTGACATTGTTAATGTTGCACCAGCAAGAAATCTCTCTGTGCTTTGGCACAAAGGAAATAAGATCTTAAATTCTGAGACATTTATTGAGTCCAGTCCATCTCCCGTCAGTAAGTCATCTGTCCTCACTCTGACTGCTCATAGAGATGATGATGGAGCTGAGATCTGGTgtgaagcaaaactaaacttgTGGCCAGGAGAACAAGGTCCTGCCATGATGCGCTCAATGTCGCATAGAGTGACTGTATTCT ACCCACCAACCTACACCAAGGCTGGAAATGAGACTCTGGAAATGACAGTTGGTGAAAATATGACTTTAAATTGTAACGCTAAAGGAAACCCTCCACCATCATACCACTGGGAATTCCCAAAATTCACAAAAGAATGGCATGACAAAGAAGAAGTGATTGAGCCAATTCTGACCCTACCGTTTGAGCTTCCAGGGGTCTATACATGCACAGCCTATAGTAACCAAGGCAATGTGACCAAATATTTCAATATCAGCGAAGCTCCAA GGTCTCGAACAACCTTTGGAGTCATGGTGGGAGTGGGTGTGGCCGTCGGAGTTTTGCTCCTCATTGCTGGTGCATATTTTGTGACACCTAATGGAACGTTCTCTTTCAACAAAGGCGGCTATCAACCAGGAACTCCCTCAAGACCAGTATAA
- the LOC101467188 gene encoding cell adhesion molecule 3 isoform X2 has protein sequence MSPSRVVVKFGDALSAKCTSLSNQTEGMGWESPYGGLDNTKGVTFLDFKIDSVPVWELEPMCFVNLHDGDQCTEILPVTVYKMPDSVSLRQNSTTVKEGEKFAIQCDIVNVAPARNLSVLWHKGNKILNSETFIESSPSPVSKSSVLTLTAHRDDDGAEIWCEAKLNLWPGEQGPAMMRSMSHRVTVFYPPTYTKAGNETLEMTVGENMTLNCNAKGNPPPSYHWEFPKFTKEWHDKEEVIEPILTLPFELPGVYTCTAYSNQGNVTKYFNISEAPRSRTTFGVMVGVGVAVGVLLLIAGAYFVTPNGTFSFNKGGYQPGTPSRPV, from the exons ATGAGTCCCTCTAGAGTTGTGGTGAAATTTGGAGACGCCTTATCAGCCAAGTGCACTTCACTATCTAACCAGACTGAAGGAATGGGCTGGGAGTCTCCATATGGAGGATTGGACAATACCAAGGGTGTCACTTTTCTTGACTTTAAAATTGACTCTGTGCCAGTGTGGGAGTTAGAGCCAATGTGTTTTGTAAATCTCCATGATGGTGATCAGTGTACAGAGATTTTACCAGTCACTGTTTATA AAATGCCAGACAGTGTGTCATTGAGACAGAATTCAACTACAGTGAAAGAAGGTGAAAAGTTTGCCATACAGTGTGACATTGTTAATGTTGCACCAGCAAGAAATCTCTCTGTGCTTTGGCACAAAGGAAATAAGATCTTAAATTCTGAGACATTTATTGAGTCCAGTCCATCTCCCGTCAGTAAGTCATCTGTCCTCACTCTGACTGCTCATAGAGATGATGATGGAGCTGAGATCTGGTgtgaagcaaaactaaacttgTGGCCAGGAGAACAAGGTCCTGCCATGATGCGCTCAATGTCGCATAGAGTGACTGTATTCT ACCCACCAACCTACACCAAGGCTGGAAATGAGACTCTGGAAATGACAGTTGGTGAAAATATGACTTTAAATTGTAACGCTAAAGGAAACCCTCCACCATCATACCACTGGGAATTCCCAAAATTCACAAAAGAATGGCATGACAAAGAAGAAGTGATTGAGCCAATTCTGACCCTACCGTTTGAGCTTCCAGGGGTCTATACATGCACAGCCTATAGTAACCAAGGCAATGTGACCAAATATTTCAATATCAGCGAAGCTCCAA GGTCTCGAACAACCTTTGGAGTCATGGTGGGAGTGGGTGTGGCCGTCGGAGTTTTGCTCCTCATTGCTGGTGCATATTTTGTGACACCTAATGGAACGTTCTCTTTCAACAAAGGCGGCTATCAACCAGGAACTCCCTCAAGACCAGTATAA
- the LOC101467188 gene encoding vascular cell adhesion protein 1 isoform X3 gives MGNNFLTWILLLCTFCSVSGEGCSLILKPSRVVVGFGESVSVSCEAARPVRVLGWESAISASHTQEDRSVQWKVDSLIDWIEEPICYGVFFTAPKQCEEKLNLVLYKTPDSVSIRQVNHTGPMVAGKEYQLLCEVQNIAPVQYLSLRWYRGQTEVYNHSFSDLTSSSPVQVSSILVITPTKAENGVQYKCVAELELGPEGPQPPPTVSSEPLNASVYFPPTFLSPEPEILDSILGGEIILNCTATGNPTPIYSWQSSVPMQERVENEATVTSSSLLPGTYTCTASNTLEKKSKQFIVKAKTKGV, from the exons ATGGGAAACAACTTTCTCACATGGATTCTTTTGCTTTGCACATTTTGTTCAG TGTCAGGTGAAGGCTGCTCCCTAATCCTCAAGCCGTCCAGGGTCGTGGTGGGCTTTGGGGAGTCAGTGTCTGTCAGCTGCGAGGCTGCACGCCCTGTCCGTGTCCTGGGCTGGGAGTCAGCCATCAGTGCTTCACATACACAAGAGGACCGGTCTGTCCAGTGGAAGGTGGACAGTCTCATTGACTGGATAGAGGAGCCCATCTGTTATGGGGTGTTTTTCACAGCTCCGAAACAATGCGAGGAGAAGCTCAACCTCGTGCTCTACA AAACTCCAGACAGTGTCTCCATCAGACAGGTGAACCACACCGGCCCCATGGTGGCAGGGAAAGAGTACCAGCTGCTCTGCGAAGTTCAGAATATTGCTCCCGTTCAGTATCTCAGCCTGAGGTGGTACAGAGGGCAGACTGAGGTTTATAACCACTCCTTCTCTGATCTCACCTCTTCCTCACCTGTCCAAGTATCCTCTATCCTTGTTATCACACCAACTAAAGCTGAGAACGGAGTGCAGTATAAGTGTGTTGCAGAGCTGGAGCTTGGGCCAGAGGGACCACAGCCACCTCCCACTGTTTCCTCAGAACCTCTCAATGCTTCTGTTTATT TTCCCCCGACATTCCTGAGTCCTGAACCAGAGATTTTGGATTCTATACTGGGGGGTGAGATCATATTAAACTGCACTGCAACAGGAAACCCCACCCCAATATACAGCTGGCAATCTTCCGTTCCCATGCAGGAGAGGGTGGAGAATGAAGCAACTGTTACCTCCTCCTCGCTGCTCCCAGGGACCTACACCTGCACTGCATCCAatacactggaaaagaaaagcaagcagTTCATTGTCAAGGCAAAGACCAAAG GCGTTTGA
- the cmc4 gene encoding cx9C motif-containing protein 4 isoform X1: MSVDFKNLVPSVCGFYHLDPCHAVTAASDHEMTLLYFLREMPQKDPCQKQACAIQKCLQANKYVESLCEKEIAEMRRCCQVHAGNSICCSGFKDSKPAESKSSE, translated from the exons ATGAGTGTTGATTTTAAAAATTTAGTGCCATCTGTGTGTGGATTTTATCATTTGGACCCCTGTCACGCGGTCACTGCGGCTTCTGACCACGAGATGACGCTGCTGTACTTCCTAAGAG AAATGCCACAGAAGGATCCGTGCCAAAAGCAAGCATGTGCAATTCAGAAGTGTTTACAAG CTAATAAGTACGTGGAAAGCCTGTGCGAGAAGGAGATCGCGGAGATGCGGCGGTGCTGTCAAGTGCATGCGGGAAACTCCATTTGCTGCTCCGGGTTCAAAGACTCAAAACCCGCAGAGAGCAAAAGTAGCGAATAG
- the cmc4 gene encoding cx9C motif-containing protein 4 isoform X2 yields MPQKDPCQKQACAIQKCLQANKYVESLCEKEIAEMRRCCQVHAGNSICCSGFKDSKPAESKSSE; encoded by the exons ATGCCACAGAAGGATCCGTGCCAAAAGCAAGCATGTGCAATTCAGAAGTGTTTACAAG CTAATAAGTACGTGGAAAGCCTGTGCGAGAAGGAGATCGCGGAGATGCGGCGGTGCTGTCAAGTGCATGCGGGAAACTCCATTTGCTGCTCCGGGTTCAAAGACTCAAAACCCGCAGAGAGCAAAAGTAGCGAATAG